A region of [Bacteroides] pectinophilus DNA encodes the following proteins:
- a CDS encoding YigZ family protein: MKHFYIISRAGSGEIVEKKSRFIANVYPVKSEEEASLYIEKARKKYWDARHNCYAMVIGAHDEVQRCSDDGEPSGTAGKPILEVIHGRQLHNCLIIVTRYFGGVLLGTGGLVRAYTSAAIEGLSDAGIKEQLTGSKISLTFDYSNLAKIQHISTQLGLELEEVSYTDRITASVMAVPDTAAEFIAQVTDNTSGQAELNVEDGVLIYRDADAGEILHM, from the coding sequence ATGAAACATTTTTACATAATAAGCAGAGCGGGCAGTGGAGAGATAGTTGAAAAAAAATCAAGATTTATAGCAAATGTCTATCCTGTTAAAAGCGAGGAAGAAGCTTCATTATATATAGAGAAGGCTCGCAAAAAATATTGGGATGCACGTCATAACTGTTATGCTATGGTGATTGGCGCACATGATGAGGTGCAGAGATGCAGCGACGACGGAGAACCTTCAGGAACAGCAGGTAAGCCGATATTGGAGGTTATTCACGGAAGGCAGCTGCATAACTGTCTTATAATAGTTACAAGGTATTTTGGAGGTGTCCTTCTTGGAACAGGCGGGCTTGTGCGCGCATATACATCAGCAGCAATAGAAGGTTTGTCAGATGCGGGGATAAAGGAACAGCTGACGGGTTCAAAGATAAGTCTCACATTTGATTACAGCAATCTTGCTAAGATACAGCATATATCCACACAGCTTGGACTTGAACTTGAAGAAGTCAGCTATACTGACAGAATAACGGCAAGTGTAATGGCAGTGCCGGATACTGCAGCTGAGTTCATTGCACAGGTTACGGACAATACATCGGGACAGGCAGAGCTGAATGTGGAGGATGGCGTGCTTATATACAGGGACGCAGATGCCGGTGAGATTTTACATATGTAA
- a CDS encoding PBP1A family penicillin-binding protein — protein sequence MNYGRKGVRQKKKQLTSTGSRIGAKLGVNICKVLLVCAVAVIVGGGCVVAGMVKGVIDSAPDISTIDVSPTGFATKVYDNEGNEIQSLVASGSNRVAKSIDEIPVYLQHAFVVLEDERFYEHSGIDIRGIVRAASEVIKTHSLSQGASTITQQLLKNNVFNAYNESTSEKIKRKIQEQYLAVKLETTMSKDKILENYLNTINLGNGYLGVQAAANGYFDKDVSELTISECAVIASITQNPSGYNPINYPEKNQRRQRVCLENLRDQGYISEAQYQEAIADDVYARIQDLHTEESASTYSYFVDELIEQLSQDLQEQKGYTETQALNLIYKGGLSVYSTQDSTMQAIADSIINDPANWPANTYISISYALTVDDANGKRHNYSQLSLQKYFQTTGGRANFSLTFNSQDEAQKYVDQYREAILAQGNALVAENLSFTIQPQISFSLMDQYTGEVKVIVGGRGDKNGNRTLNRATRTARQPGSSIKPLVAYGPALDVGAITLATAIDDAPYYYQGDEAKLVTNYEKNYLGLITVREALKRSRNVPAVKVLTMITPQVGFTYLQKLGFTTLVSPKDAVNGVHDVVQSLALGGMTKGVTNLDMTAAYSAIANNGTYTKPVFYTQVYDQNGNLVIDNSQTETRRVFKETTAWLLTNAMEDVIKSGTGTAAAIANQPVAGKTGTTNADGDIWFCGYTPYYTASIWIGFDDNTTMKTSNYKHREIWSKIMTQIHQGLQTKDFPSVDNIIQLSDVCSQSGKLAVDDLCDADPRGSQVISEYFAEDNQPKDTCDTHVRVNVCDLSGMAASSFCPATSSQIFIRKPSSSILNEEDAAEYPVGDAEYTITDSYLSNLCTMHNKAVTVMPGVSQGTTGVTSPTQSAVSGSRPGAATGSSGNSKSTVAAGSTGSGSSGSNSSNNSPVSRTNR from the coding sequence ATGAATTATGGCAGGAAAGGTGTACGCCAGAAGAAAAAGCAGCTAACGTCCACCGGAAGCAGGATAGGCGCCAAGCTTGGTGTCAATATCTGTAAGGTTCTTCTCGTATGTGCTGTCGCAGTGATTGTTGGCGGCGGATGTGTTGTTGCCGGTATGGTAAAAGGTGTCATTGACTCCGCTCCGGATATATCTACAATTGATGTGTCTCCTACAGGCTTTGCGACCAAGGTCTATGATAATGAAGGCAATGAGATTCAGTCTCTCGTCGCATCAGGTTCTAATCGTGTTGCCAAGAGCATTGATGAGATTCCGGTATACCTGCAGCATGCTTTTGTTGTGCTTGAGGACGAACGTTTCTATGAGCACAGCGGTATTGATATACGCGGTATTGTACGTGCCGCTTCTGAAGTTATTAAGACACACTCTCTTTCACAGGGTGCCAGTACAATTACACAGCAGCTTCTGAAGAATAATGTATTTAACGCGTATAATGAGAGTACATCTGAAAAAATCAAACGTAAGATACAGGAGCAGTATCTTGCAGTAAAGCTTGAGACAACAATGAGCAAGGATAAGATTCTTGAGAATTATCTCAACACCATCAATCTCGGTAATGGCTATCTCGGTGTCCAGGCTGCTGCGAATGGCTATTTTGATAAGGATGTTTCTGAACTGACTATATCCGAATGTGCCGTAATTGCTTCAATTACCCAGAACCCAAGCGGATATAATCCGATTAATTATCCAGAAAAGAATCAGCGGCGACAGCGCGTATGTCTTGAGAATCTGCGTGATCAGGGATACATCTCTGAAGCACAGTATCAGGAAGCTATTGCTGATGACGTGTACGCAAGAATTCAGGATTTACATACTGAAGAATCGGCATCAACATATTCTTATTTTGTTGATGAGCTGATTGAGCAGCTTTCACAGGATCTGCAGGAGCAGAAAGGTTATACGGAGACACAGGCTCTTAACCTTATATATAAAGGCGGTCTGTCTGTATATTCCACTCAGGATTCCACTATGCAGGCAATTGCCGATTCAATAATTAATGACCCGGCAAACTGGCCCGCGAATACCTACATTTCGATATCATACGCTCTTACTGTTGATGATGCGAATGGCAAGCGCCACAATTATTCCCAGTTGTCTTTGCAGAAATATTTCCAGACAACCGGAGGACGTGCTAACTTCAGTCTGACCTTCAACAGTCAGGACGAAGCTCAGAAGTACGTTGACCAGTATCGTGAAGCTATACTTGCCCAGGGCAATGCGCTTGTAGCTGAGAATCTTTCATTTACCATACAGCCTCAGATATCATTTTCTCTGATGGACCAGTACACCGGAGAGGTCAAGGTTATAGTCGGAGGGCGTGGCGATAAGAACGGCAACAGAACACTTAACCGTGCAACAAGAACCGCAAGACAGCCGGGTTCTTCAATTAAGCCGCTTGTAGCTTATGGTCCCGCTCTTGATGTCGGCGCCATAACGCTTGCTACAGCTATCGATGATGCACCTTACTATTATCAGGGTGACGAGGCTAAGCTTGTAACTAACTATGAGAAGAACTATCTGGGTCTTATAACTGTCCGTGAAGCTCTTAAGCGTTCACGTAACGTACCGGCCGTCAAGGTTCTTACTATGATAACTCCACAGGTTGGATTTACCTACCTGCAGAAGCTTGGATTTACCACACTGGTATCTCCAAAGGATGCCGTTAACGGTGTACATGATGTTGTCCAGTCCCTTGCACTCGGTGGCATGACAAAGGGTGTTACGAACCTTGACATGACTGCAGCGTATTCTGCGATAGCTAATAACGGCACTTATACAAAACCTGTTTTTTATACCCAGGTATATGATCAGAATGGTAATCTTGTAATTGATAATTCACAGACTGAGACAAGACGTGTCTTCAAGGAGACTACGGCATGGCTGCTTACCAACGCAATGGAAGATGTAATCAAGTCAGGTACCGGTACTGCAGCTGCTATAGCTAACCAGCCTGTAGCCGGTAAGACAGGTACAACCAACGCTGACGGAGATATCTGGTTCTGCGGTTACACACCATACTACACAGCTTCAATCTGGATAGGTTTTGATGACAATACAACAATGAAAACAAGCAATTATAAGCACCGTGAGATCTGGTCCAAGATAATGACCCAGATACATCAGGGGCTTCAGACGAAGGATTTTCCTTCCGTTGACAATATTATCCAGTTATCTGATGTCTGCTCGCAGTCAGGAAAGCTTGCCGTGGACGATCTGTGTGACGCAGATCCGCGAGGCAGTCAGGTTATCTCTGAATACTTTGCGGAGGATAATCAGCCAAAAGATACTTGCGATACACACGTACGTGTCAATGTATGTGATTTGTCCGGAATGGCAGCAAGCTCTTTCTGTCCCGCAACATCTTCACAGATATTTATAAGAAAGCCTTCATCAAGTATTCTTAATGAAGAGGATGCTGCTGAATACCCTGTAGGAGATGCTGAATATACAATAACAGATTCTTATCTGAGTAATCTCTGTACCATGCATAACAAGGCAGTTACAGTGATGCCCGGAGTTTCTCAGGGTACAACCGGCGTGACGTCACCTACGCAGTCTGCGGTATCAGGAAGCCGGCCCGGTGCAGCAACAGGTTCCTCCGGGAATTCAAAGAGTACTGTTGCCGCCGGAAGCACAGGCAGCGGCTCTTCCGGAAGCAATAGCAGTAATAACTCTCCGGTAAGCCGTACTAATCGTTAA
- the rpoC gene encoding DNA-directed RNA polymerase subunit beta', with product MSQETTNETYQPMTFDSIKIGLASPEKIMEWSHGEVTKPETINYRTLKPEKDGLFCERIFGPSKDWECHCGKYKKIRYKGVICDRCGVEVTKASVRRERMGHIALAAPVSHIWYFKGIPSRMGLILDLSPRVLEKVLYFASYIVLDRGETNLADKQILSEAEYREACDQYGSNAFRVGMGAEAIMELLQKIDLEKDSAQLKSELADASGQKRVRIVKRLEVVEAFRESGNKPEWMILTAIPVIPPDLRPMVQLDGGRFATSDLNDLYRRIINRNNRLARLKELGAPDIIVRNEKRMLQEAVDALIDNGRRGRPVTGPGNRALKSLSDMLKGKQGRFRQNLLGKRVDYSGRSVIVVGPELKIYQCGLPKEMAIELFKPFVMKELVTSGKAHNVKSAKKMVERLETEVWDVLEDVIKEHPVMLNRAPTLHRLGIQAFEPILVEGKAIKLHPLVCTAFNADFDGDQMAVHLPLSVEAQAECRFLLLSPNNLLKPSDGGPVAVPSQDMVLGIYYLTQERPGVKGEGKYFKSVNEAILAYENGVITLHSIINVKVQKENAEGEIVEGVIKSTLGRFLFNEILPQDLGFVDRSKPENFLALEVDFHVGKKKLKAILEKVINTHGSTRTAEVLDDIKAIGYKYSTRAAMTVSISDMTVPEQKKQLIADAESTIEKIAKNYRRGFITEEERYKEVIEVWKETDATLTDALLSGLDKYNNIFMMADSGARGSNQQIKQLAGMRGLMADTSGRTIELPIKSNFREGLDVLEYFISAHGARKGLSDTALRTADSGYLTRRLVDVSQEQIIRETDCAENRKEIPGMYVTEFTEGKEMIESLKDRITGRYLAEDVKDPATGEVIVAANHMVTPKRAEAILKTGIQKIKIRTILTCRSHIGVCAKCYGANMATGQAVQVGEAVGIIAAQSIGEPGTQLTMRTFHTGGVAGDDITQGLPRVEELFEARKPKGLAIIAEFGGVATIKDTKKKREIIITDNESGQSKTYLIPYGSRIKILDGAVLEAGDELTEGSVNPHDLLKIKGVRAVQDYMIREVQKVYRLQGVEINDKHIELIVRQMLKKIRIESAGDSEYLPGTTVDVLDFNETNERLEEEGKEQAVGTPIMLGITKASLATNSFLSAASFQETTKVLTEAAINGKVDPLIGLKENVIIGKLIPAGTGLRRYRNVKIDTGRVYNEIENYDGDYELNLSEDTEDTEADAATVAADNSTEE from the coding sequence ATGTCACAAGAAACAACAAATGAAACATATCAGCCAATGACATTTGATTCTATCAAGATTGGTCTTGCTTCTCCAGAGAAGATTATGGAGTGGTCTCACGGCGAGGTAACTAAGCCGGAGACCATCAATTACAGAACACTTAAGCCTGAGAAGGATGGATTGTTCTGTGAGAGAATCTTTGGACCGAGCAAAGATTGGGAATGTCATTGTGGAAAATATAAGAAGATCAGATATAAAGGCGTTATCTGTGACAGATGTGGCGTTGAGGTCACTAAGGCCAGCGTACGTCGTGAGCGTATGGGACACATCGCACTTGCAGCTCCTGTTTCACATATCTGGTATTTTAAGGGAATCCCAAGCCGTATGGGTCTGATTCTTGATCTTTCTCCACGTGTACTTGAGAAGGTTCTGTACTTCGCTTCGTATATTGTGCTTGACAGAGGTGAGACTAATCTTGCCGATAAGCAGATTCTTTCAGAGGCAGAATACAGAGAAGCATGCGACCAGTACGGAAGCAATGCTTTCAGAGTAGGCATGGGTGCGGAAGCTATTATGGAACTTCTTCAGAAGATTGATCTTGAGAAGGATTCAGCACAGCTTAAGTCAGAACTTGCAGATGCTTCAGGACAGAAGAGAGTAAGAATAGTTAAGAGACTTGAGGTTGTAGAGGCATTCAGGGAGTCAGGTAATAAGCCTGAGTGGATGATACTTACTGCAATTCCTGTAATTCCACCGGATTTAAGACCTATGGTCCAGCTCGATGGTGGACGTTTTGCTACATCAGATCTTAACGATCTTTACAGAAGAATCATTAACCGTAACAATCGTCTTGCAAGACTTAAGGAACTCGGAGCTCCTGATATCATTGTCCGTAATGAGAAGAGAATGCTTCAGGAAGCAGTTGATGCGCTTATTGATAATGGCAGAAGAGGACGTCCTGTAACAGGTCCGGGTAACAGAGCTCTGAAGTCACTTTCAGATATGTTAAAGGGTAAGCAGGGACGTTTCCGTCAGAACCTCCTTGGTAAGAGAGTTGACTATTCAGGACGTTCAGTTATCGTTGTAGGTCCTGAACTTAAGATATATCAGTGCGGTCTCCCTAAGGAGATGGCAATTGAGCTTTTCAAGCCTTTCGTTATGAAGGAGCTTGTAACAAGCGGTAAGGCACATAATGTTAAGAGCGCCAAGAAGATGGTTGAGAGACTTGAGACTGAAGTATGGGATGTACTTGAGGATGTTATTAAAGAGCATCCGGTTATGCTTAATCGTGCTCCTACACTTCACAGACTTGGTATTCAGGCTTTTGAGCCAATCCTTGTAGAAGGTAAGGCTATCAAGCTGCATCCGCTTGTATGTACAGCATTCAATGCCGATTTCGATGGTGACCAGATGGCTGTCCATCTTCCACTTTCAGTAGAAGCACAGGCAGAGTGCCGTTTCCTTCTTCTGTCACCTAACAACCTTCTGAAACCTTCAGATGGTGGTCCTGTTGCCGTTCCTTCACAGGATATGGTACTTGGTATCTATTACCTTACACAGGAAAGACCGGGAGTTAAGGGTGAAGGTAAGTATTTTAAGAGCGTTAATGAAGCAATCCTTGCATATGAGAACGGAGTTATAACACTTCATTCAATTATCAATGTTAAGGTTCAGAAAGAGAATGCTGAGGGCGAGATAGTTGAAGGTGTGATTAAGTCAACACTCGGAAGATTCCTCTTCAACGAGATTCTTCCACAGGATCTTGGTTTTGTTGACAGAAGCAAGCCTGAGAATTTCCTCGCACTTGAGGTAGATTTCCATGTAGGTAAGAAGAAGCTTAAGGCTATCCTTGAGAAGGTTATCAATACACATGGTTCTACACGTACAGCAGAAGTTCTTGATGATATCAAGGCTATCGGTTATAAGTATTCAACAAGAGCTGCCATGACAGTTTCTATTTCTGACATGACAGTGCCTGAGCAGAAGAAGCAGCTTATTGCTGATGCTGAGAGCACAATCGAGAAGATTGCCAAGAACTATCGTCGTGGTTTCATTACAGAAGAAGAGAGATATAAGGAAGTAATAGAGGTTTGGAAGGAGACTGATGCAACTCTTACAGATGCCCTTCTTTCAGGTCTCGATAAATATAACAACATCTTCATGATGGCTGATTCAGGTGCCCGTGGTTCTAATCAGCAGATTAAGCAGCTTGCAGGTATGCGAGGACTTATGGCTGATACATCAGGTCGTACAATCGAACTTCCTATCAAGTCGAACTTCCGTGAAGGACTTGATGTACTGGAATACTTCATCTCAGCCCATGGTGCCAGAAAGGGACTTTCTGATACGGCTCTTCGTACAGCCGATTCAGGTTACCTTACAAGACGTCTTGTTGACGTTTCCCAGGAACAGATTATCCGTGAGACAGACTGTGCTGAGAACCGCAAGGAGATTCCTGGCATGTATGTAACAGAGTTCACGGAAGGCAAGGAGATGATTGAGTCTCTTAAGGATCGTATCACAGGAAGATATCTTGCTGAGGATGTTAAGGATCCTGCAACAGGTGAAGTAATTGTTGCTGCTAACCATATGGTTACACCTAAGAGAGCTGAAGCTATCTTGAAGACAGGTATTCAGAAGATTAAGATCAGAACAATCCTTACATGCCGTTCACATATCGGTGTATGTGCCAAGTGTTATGGTGCCAACATGGCAACAGGCCAGGCTGTACAGGTAGGTGAGGCAGTTGGTATTATCGCTGCACAGTCAATCGGTGAGCCTGGTACACAGCTTACTATGCGTACTTTCCATACCGGTGGTGTTGCAGGTGATGATATTACACAGGGTCTTCCTAGAGTAGAAGAACTTTTTGAGGCAAGAAAGCCAAAGGGACTTGCAATTATTGCTGAGTTCGGTGGTGTTGCCACAATTAAGGATACAAAGAAGAAACGTGAGATTATCATTACAGATAATGAGAGCGGACAGTCAAAGACATATCTTATCCCTTACGGTTCAAGAATCAAGATTCTTGACGGTGCTGTTCTTGAAGCCGGTGATGAGCTTACAGAAGGTAGCGTTAACCCACATGATCTTCTTAAGATTAAGGGTGTACGTGCAGTTCAGGATTACATGATCCGTGAGGTACAGAAAGTTTACCGACTTCAGGGTGTTGAGATTAACGATAAGCATATCGAGCTTATTGTACGTCAGATGCTCAAGAAGATAAGAATTGAATCAGCAGGTGATTCAGAATACCTTCCTGGAACAACAGTTGATGTTCTTGACTTTAATGAGACTAATGAGAGACTTGAAGAAGAGGGCAAGGAGCAGGCAGTAGGAACACCTATTATGCTTGGTATTACTAAGGCATCTCTTGCGACTAACTCATTCCTTTCAGCAGCTTCATTCCAGGAAACAACTAAGGTTCTTACTGAAGCAGCAATTAATGGTAAGGTCGATCCACTTATCGGTCTTAAGGAGAATGTCATCATCGGTAAGCTTATTCCTGCCGGTACAGGACTTCGCCGTTACCGCAATGTTAAGATTGATACAGGTCGTGTATACAATGAGATTGAGAATTATGACGGTGATTATGAACTCAATCTTTCAGAGGATACAGAGGATACAGAAGCAGATGCAGCAACAGTTGCAGCTGATAATAGTACAGAAGAATAA
- a CDS encoding NUDIX hydrolase, giving the protein MRPAYTAITKQTDNPFLNMYKMDAVDRNGKTFGYYFATRKNDGELACQTSATSPDGAVIYAVTECPSDRIVLIKQYRYPLDRYIYELPAGLIEPGETIAMTASRELKEETGLTFREYEGGLEAFRRAFFQAQGLCDESNALVFGYASGEISDKKLEESEAIEPVLADKREALRILQEEELSIRCAYMLMQFVNSDPEKPFAFLNPSL; this is encoded by the coding sequence ATGAGACCTGCATATACTGCAATAACAAAGCAGACGGATAATCCATTTCTCAATATGTATAAGATGGATGCAGTTGACAGGAATGGAAAGACATTTGGATATTATTTTGCAACCAGAAAGAATGACGGGGAACTGGCCTGTCAGACAAGTGCAACATCGCCCGATGGTGCTGTTATATATGCTGTAACAGAGTGTCCAAGCGACAGAATTGTGCTTATAAAGCAATACAGGTATCCGCTGGACAGATACATATATGAACTGCCGGCGGGCCTTATAGAGCCTGGGGAGACGATAGCAATGACTGCCTCAAGAGAGCTTAAGGAAGAGACAGGTCTTACATTCAGGGAATATGAGGGAGGTCTGGAAGCTTTTAGAAGAGCTTTCTTTCAAGCACAGGGCCTTTGTGATGAAAGCAACGCTTTGGTGTTTGGATATGCGTCAGGAGAGATTTCAGATAAGAAGCTTGAAGAGTCTGAAGCAATAGAACCGGTGCTTGCAGATAAGAGGGAGGCACTCAGAATATTGCAGGAAGAAGAGCTTTCGATACGATGTGCATACATGCTTATGCAGTTTGTCAATTCTGACCCGGAAAAGCCTTTTGCTTTTCTCAATCCATCTCTGTAA
- a CDS encoding zinc ribbon domain-containing protein produces MKKCITCGQEIKDDALFCPYCGTRNQGDEQGAAIEQDTVQDTSVNDNQAENSSDDTVTTDEAAQNIANDPFAYNRMNLGQAQQVPPMQQYQPQQQVPPMQQYRPQQQVPPMQQMYQPQYGTANTAWQDTNDQPLSVGGWIATMIVLMIPVVNFIMLLVWAFGSGNKSRKNYCLASLIIAVVMIALIMVFYIAFGLSAASAFNTMYY; encoded by the coding sequence ATGAAAAAATGTATAACCTGCGGACAGGAGATTAAAGACGATGCATTATTCTGTCCGTACTGTGGAACACGCAATCAGGGGGATGAGCAGGGCGCAGCCATAGAACAGGACACAGTTCAGGACACTTCAGTCAATGATAATCAGGCTGAGAACAGTTCTGACGATACTGTGACAACGGATGAGGCGGCTCAGAACATAGCTAATGATCCATTTGCATATAACAGGATGAATCTGGGACAGGCGCAGCAGGTGCCGCCGATGCAGCAGTACCAGCCTCAGCAGCAGGTGCCGCCGATGCAGCAGTACCGGCCTCAACAGCAGGTGCCGCCGATGCAGCAGATGTATCAGCCTCAGTATGGCACTGCGAATACAGCATGGCAGGATACTAATGACCAGCCATTATCAGTGGGTGGCTGGATAGCAACGATGATAGTCCTCATGATTCCGGTTGTTAACTTTATAATGCTGCTTGTATGGGCATTTGGATCAGGTAATAAGAGCCGCAAGAATTACTGCCTTGCATCTCTTATAATTGCTGTAGTGATGATAGCGTTAATTATGGTGTTTTATATTGCTTTCGGATTAAGTGCGGCATCGGCATTTAACACAATGTACTACTAG
- a CDS encoding extracellular solute-binding protein: MKKTVKKLAAVGLTLTSVMSLAACGNKTTEGPANGSVAAKEVTQPKSFTVMVDNTVVAETNGGKEFYAYLKTLLGDGTIDIKWIRPDHSGYYDAVGNAFNATDSMPDVVLLSADYYALYASSGYLWDMTDAWNASETKNSGRLIKTADNVLNALQVAGLDGQKRMYGFSPYRGNGCCTYVKKTWLEAAGHQVSDIQGKTLTFDEYYKILKDMQQAKNSVVISSAGYIGSEAPYTNYLPEFYQKAQYSFYKAADGKYVDGFAQKEMQDALTRIQTAVKDGVIDKESVNNSTANARDKFYADNSGVFTYWAGTWADTLKTQLEAKGLDSELIAINPIKELGTYVERIAPAWCITTHAENPEGIFKYFIDTMLDGGDVQTAWEYGAKGTHWDTKEESVTVKGKEDKPTEYKEGEFHMLPSPEKPTGLMKKNHIDPILALATFKNGTDPGAKALTDVAKTNGEFFANNSTVAVAVPYTEEMADNISDINKQRNIIVSKVANGEMSAADGIKEYQSKVGNKVDEVLKSLNK; the protein is encoded by the coding sequence ATGAAGAAGACAGTTAAGAAACTGGCTGCTGTAGGTTTAACACTTACATCAGTAATGAGCCTTGCAGCATGTGGCAACAAGACAACAGAGGGTCCTGCTAACGGATCAGTAGCTGCTAAGGAAGTAACACAGCCTAAGTCATTCACAGTTATGGTTGATAACACAGTCGTAGCTGAGACAAACGGTGGTAAGGAGTTCTATGCATACCTTAAGACACTTCTTGGTGACGGAACAATCGATATTAAGTGGATTCGTCCAGATCACTCAGGATACTATGATGCAGTAGGTAATGCATTCAACGCAACAGATTCTATGCCAGACGTAGTTCTGCTTTCAGCTGATTACTATGCTCTGTATGCATCATCAGGTTACCTTTGGGATATGACAGATGCTTGGAATGCTTCTGAGACAAAGAACTCAGGCAGACTTATCAAGACAGCTGATAACGTACTTAACGCTCTTCAGGTTGCAGGTCTTGACGGACAGAAGAGAATGTACGGATTCTCACCATATCGTGGTAACGGATGCTGTACATATGTTAAGAAGACATGGCTTGAAGCTGCTGGTCATCAGGTATCAGATATCCAGGGTAAGACTCTTACATTCGACGAGTACTATAAGATTCTTAAGGATATGCAGCAGGCTAAGAACAGCGTAGTTATTTCTTCAGCCGGTTACATCGGATCAGAGGCTCCTTATACAAACTACCTTCCAGAGTTCTATCAGAAGGCTCAGTACTCATTCTATAAGGCAGCTGATGGTAAGTACGTTGATGGATTCGCTCAGAAGGAGATGCAGGATGCTCTTACAAGAATCCAGACAGCTGTTAAGGATGGCGTAATTGATAAGGAATCAGTTAACAACTCAACAGCTAACGCTCGTGATAAGTTCTATGCAGATAACTCAGGTGTATTCACATACTGGGCTGGTACATGGGCTGACACACTTAAGACACAGCTTGAAGCTAAGGGTCTTGACAGCGAGCTTATCGCTATCAATCCTATCAAGGAACTTGGTACATATGTAGAGCGTATTGCACCAGCTTGGTGTATTACAACTCACGCTGAGAATCCAGAAGGAATCTTCAAGTACTTCATCGACACAATGCTTGATGGCGGCGACGTTCAGACAGCTTGGGAGTATGGCGCTAAGGGTACTCACTGGGATACAAAGGAAGAGTCAGTAACAGTTAAGGGTAAGGAAGATAAGCCAACAGAGTACAAGGAAGGCGAGTTCCATATGCTTCCATCACCTGAGAAGCCTACAGGTCTTATGAAGAAGAACCATATCGATCCAATCCTCGCTCTTGCAACATTCAAGAACGGAACAGATCCAGGTGCTAAGGCTCTCACAGATGTAGCTAAGACAAATGGTGAATTCTTCGCTAACAATTCAACAGTTGCTGTAGCTGTTCCTTACACAGAAGAGATGGCTGATAACATCTCTGATATCAACAAGCAGAGAAACATCATCGTAAGTAAGGTTGCTAACGGTGAGATGTCAGCTGCTGATGGTATCAAGGAATACCAGAGCAAGGTCGGCAACAAGGTTGACGAAGTTCTTAAGTCACTTAATAAGTAA
- a CDS encoding 1-acyl-sn-glycerol-3-phosphate acyltransferase, whose amino-acid sequence MIRTLLIIIFLIIFFIISIPLFLIEWLIGKFNPHAKDISSLRIVQTAFKIIRFIGGIHTTVIGYENIPKDKPVLFIGNHRGFFDTIISYSMMPGITGFVAKKEIEKVPLLRVWMRYLHCLFLDRANIKEGLKTILKGIDEVKAGISMVIFPEGTRNKGDGIMPFKEGSFKIAEKSGCLIIPMVQNNTSAAFEDHFPFIRRTHTIIEFGTPIDLTTLSKEDRKAIGAYTHSIMLKMYEKNQSLV is encoded by the coding sequence ATGATACGAACGTTACTGATAATCATTTTTCTTATTATATTTTTTATAATAAGCATTCCTCTTTTTCTCATTGAGTGGCTAATAGGAAAGTTTAATCCCCACGCTAAGGATATCAGCTCTTTAAGAATCGTGCAGACAGCTTTCAAAATAATACGTTTTATTGGCGGTATACACACAACCGTAATCGGATATGAGAACATTCCAAAAGACAAACCGGTACTTTTTATCGGTAACCATCGCGGATTTTTTGATACAATCATCTCATACTCCATGATGCCCGGAATTACAGGATTCGTTGCCAAAAAGGAAATCGAAAAGGTTCCTCTTCTCCGTGTATGGATGAGATATCTTCACTGCCTTTTCCTTGACCGTGCCAATATCAAAGAGGGCCTTAAGACAATACTGAAAGGCATTGATGAAGTAAAAGCCGGTATCTCCATGGTAATATTTCCTGAAGGTACACGCAATAAAGGTGACGGCATAATGCCGTTCAAAGAAGGAAGCTTTAAGATTGCCGAAAAATCCGGCTGCCTTATTATTCCAATGGTTCAGAATAATACCTCGGCCGCATTCGAAGATCACTTTCCATTCATCAGACGTACACACACCATTATTGAATTCGGCACACCAATAGACCTCACCACTCTTTCAAAAGAAGACCGCAAGGCAATCGGTGCTTATACACATTCAATCATGCTCAAAATGTACGAGAAAAATCAGTCTCTTGTATAA